TTGTTTGATATTTGACACTGCTCCAAATGAGTTGAAACGGGTATGACATCTTGCTCCCAAAGGACACTCATTCCACCGGTTTGTGGACCTTCCGGAGCAGAATTAAAGCTTGCCTGGACAGGGCCTGTGCGGCTTCTTCGTCCCAAGTACCTCACGACACAATTGTGGTTTCGTCTGTGAGCACCGCCTGTCTAATCGTCATCTTTATAAAGTACCACCAACTCCTCCGGCCTTCATTGCCGAAGAACCTGCTCCGGCAGACCTCTAATCCGGATGAGAAGCGGTCCAAGAAGATAAGAGCGCGCAATAAGAACGTCGTAATGGGGCCGGTGTCCTTGGCGTGGCACAGGGAAACGAGTGACGACATCCGGGGTCGCTAGTTTCCGGAACGCTGTTACTGGCAACCAAACGACACGTTCCGAGGGCGACACCTTTCCGAGCCGCTGGTGCGTATGGTACGGTTTGTTTGGGATAAATTTTGGCCAGCAGCACTTACCCGTGGAAGCGTTATGATAAAACGCTCGCAACAGTCTAATGCCGTGATAATTGACAATTAAAAGTAATGATATTCGCACCTGAGAGAGCGCACTGGAGAGGTCGTAAAGCGAGCGTAATAAAGAACGGTGGACGCGAATGGACGATGCGGAGGGGAGTTTGACAGTTGCTAGGAGCCCGTACCTTCCTCGGGGAGGCATTGAGACGTATGGATGGATTTACACGGAAATCCAACGGGGCGGTTATCGTGAAGGCTGTAATAATGATGCCGGGGTTTCCAATGtcattattttataaatacattttaacaATGCAAAATGAAGGTAATGAAGGGCGGCATAATGAGATAATTTCACTATTTATTATGCAAAATTAATGAGCATGTTTTTTTCGGTGGCACTTACTTACGGCTAAATAAGTGCTATTGACGCAAACATCACTTCACGAGCGCGAAACGAAGTAAAAGTGTCGGGAAAAGTGACATCCGAAATATCATTAGTGGTCTGGTGTGATgcgtattgcatacttttaggcgttttgtCAAAATTCTACGTACAGTTGGAGCAGCGATTCAGCGATTCGTTTTCACTGTCGCGTTATTGCCTTCTACAATATTTGCAAATCAATTTAACTTCACAATCAATTTCGGCCAATTAGTGTCAGCGCGGTTTGCCAGCGGGCAGGCTGCAAGGTATATAGATAGCAATATTTTTATTGACATTCATCGATTCACTTAACAATCGATGGCTTAGTCCAATGGTACAATCACTCACTGCCGTTTCCTGTCTGTCGCTGCTAAGGCTTTTATTTTGTCACCGTATTTCGCATTGTGCGCCGAGCCGTTGTATTCAGTGCACTTCAACTTTCTGCATGACAATGAAACAAACTCGAGTGCAGCACCCGTTTGATGGGTGAAACGGACCCATTCGGTTATGTCACGTACGATGATAAATCCGGTTAGAATGCATCCAACAATTTGTACATGCGCCACGCCTCGGTTGCCTCGTAAGCTGATTTCGATACGATAGCTTTAAGCACTTTTTATTGGCAGTCTGTTATCCCTACACCGATGTTTATGTGAAAGCaaatatggttttgtttttgggaaagaaaaacatggaaaattcCGGTAACTCTGATGGTTGGGAAATTTGATACGAAAAGTTTCATGTCAAATATGTTtgcagttttgcaaaaaaatgaaacgaaaagaaagaatttTGGTATGCTTTCCATTAAAGTAAACCGTATCCATTGTCGAAAAACCCCGAGCTTGTGATAGCCTAGGATCAGAAAGTAAAAATCATCAACATGAAATCCCGGCGGGTGCCGGATGCCGGTCCCGTTTGTATAACCGTAGGCGGATGTTTAGTTTTGAACGTTTAGAATTTTACTTGCGGAATGCCTTATCTACCTTCCCTGTAAGGGTTGGAATAGGGAACGGTCAGCGGTCTGGGGGGCGGCAATTTATACCAATCTCCAAGACGCATCTCTATTGTTCAACGCTTCCCGAGCTACATCATCCGATGACCGGTGCTGTTAACCGGCGCCCGATACCTTTTGCAAAACTCTATAAAACTATGGCTGCCCGGTTAGATCGAGCTAGTCAATATCGATCTACTACCACAGCGAGCTAGAGCAATTCAATGGAATAAGCTGGTGTTTCGAAATATAGCAATAGGACGAGATTGAGCGGGTGAAGAAAAGGAGCTGCGGATCTAAAACGACATTGTTGTAGGTTATCAGAATTCCCTCGAGGAGTTGCATGTTTATGCTTGAATCCATTAGCTGATTCGCATTGTACACACAGGTTGGGCTCAACGGTATAAAGTCAATCGATATTGGAATGCTTTCTCGTCGGTAACCCCTGCTAGCAAAGGGGTAACAAGGTTATAATAATCACATTATGAAGTTTTATATGCTTGATTTTTAGTGCATAAATGTTGGTGAAGTACACCTCCaagcattgcattgcattttgctatgatttgcacaaaacaaacgaaacaagatGTGTAATGACATGACAGCAaaaacgcctgaaggtatgcaatttgcagaTGAAATATTCCCGGAATGGTCTAATCGGATGTTTTTATCTTACTAAGTgctgattatttatttaaaacagtAAAATAATGCGCTTAGAAGAGATTATTTATAAACTAATCCACTCAATCGCTTCAATTACACAAagaacgcctaaaggtatgcaatttgaaaataaaattcagcAAAAAGTTATGTTTATACGTTGCTAAatgtttaacctttttttaGGTGAAATGAATGACGCAGATACATAGATAATGATGCTTATTTATAAACAAGTCCATCTAATCGATTAGCTTACAataaacgcctaaaggtatgcaatgtgcaagaaaaaacatatttttcctgTCATTTATCAAACCATCAATGAAAACAGAGAGGAAAATAAATGTCCAtcacaatgttttgtttggctttgATTCTCACTATGATTTTCCTCAGTATGATCCAGTAAAAATGGTTTGTTACATCAAAGGGGTCACCCATTACCAGGAACAGAACCTTTTACCAGACCTTTACCTTTCCCGATAATTAATACTTACATGTTATAACGAAATTATCACACAACCATCAATGGTTTGCATTTCGATTtcagagaaaaaaacacagacacacacaccacaccgcaTATTACGTGTACTCCAATTTATTTGAGCTCATTTATTAGAAGGATACATGATGTCtgcatttatttatatgtCATTCTCGTTGCACACTTGTCCCATTTGCTTCTCCGGTGGAAACGTACATACAACTCACATTCAGCTCACTGTGCACCTGTGCTTAGCGCTGTTAAAATGCAAACACGGTGCAATCGTCGTCACGGGATCGTGACTTACAATCTCTCTACTAGCTTGAAAGTACTCTGTCAGTGCGTTCGGTTGCGTGGCGATTTTTGCTTGGACTGCTTGGATGTCTAAATTCTGTTTTCGTTCTGCGTTTAATCCTTCACACTCTACAACCTAGTGTCACACCGTACATTCTCCTCACTACCAAAACGCCTGTGGGTTGGATTTATGTTGAGTTTTGTTACCTTGCAACACAGGAAATCGGAGATATCTTCAACTTTCTCATCACGTCCAACAAGAACCACaacgaaacacacactcacacccacAACTGGGCTTCATTCATCAATGTCGGATTTGGATCCGACaacgccaacaaaaaaaaatggtgcgGAACAAAATGGGGGAAATAAAGGTGCAAAAAAATCGTATATTGGTACACATAAAATATCGATACAATCGATGAGATATAGGTCGGGAAGTACAAAACCCTGCAACAGGAGCaaccatttttgtttgcttcctgtcgcatgtgtgtgcactccttttttttttgttcttctactTTTCCGACACATTCTAACCGACACGGTACACAAACTCtacactctcacacactcacacacagtaCACACACGGAGTGAACGGAAATAAATCTAACTGGCGGACGACTGTCCACCAAGAgggcgtgtgttttttttttgttcttcctttttgcaTCATCGCACTGGACACATGGGTCGCGCGCTTTTCACGCACGGCCACTGCTGACCGCCACCCAGATCTATTTGCCCAACAGGCAAGGCATGATATCACATTTCCGCTCCTCGAGCCGGTGCGGACAGAACCGGGCATTCTCGGGATTGAGCACGTACCGGGTGCGCTGCTGTACGGCATAGTCGCCGCAGGTCTTGCTGCACGGTGACCACGCCGACCAGGCCGAGTACTCGCACTCGATCGGTTCCGGCTCGTACCGGGTGCTAGGGCCCCACGAGGGATTCGTGTCGTGGCGCGATGAGTCGCAGTGCACGAAACACCGCTCGACCTTGCGCAGCTTCCGGGGACACCGTTGGCCACCGTTCGAGGGATGCACCTGTACGAGGGACAGCCGGAAGGCAAAGCGAATGAAACAACGTTACCCGGGGAAATGGAAATTCGACGACCAAACGAACCGGACTTACCAGTATGGTGCGGCTCTTAACGCGCGAACCTTCGCCGCAGGTGGCATTGCAGGGCCCACGCTTCCAGTGGGACGTCTTGCAGTCCTGCTTCAGATCCGTACCGTAGTCGGAACCGCTAGCACTGTTCGTGCTGATCTGGTCCCGTATCGGAATGTTGGTAAATTTACGGTCTgcgaagagagagagagagatcctTGGAAATTAGTGTGCCGCTGGATATGCGGTGCGGCATCCCTTTTACCTTTACTGCACGTATCGAGACAGTCCTCGCGCGACATAAAGTTGTTATTGTTGCCGCCACATCCGGTGAAGAACAGTATCGAACAGTCGTTCTTATCGCTATCGAAGTACCAGCGGGTCTGCGAGTCGCGGCAATTGCCCGGTTTCGGTTCCAAGAAGCAAAGCTCTAGCGAAATACGAAAGACATCCACGCGTTAGACGGTCCCCggttagggctcattcaattattacgtaacgcaaacattttaaattttgtattcAAAGTATAGATACATTTTTTGGTAAAGtcgatttagtgaataatttttagTTGAACGAAGCTGCGAGTATATAGAACTAATATAACTCTAGTATTTACAAACAcctgtgagacatggactttgtccaaaactgacgaaaacCTCTTAGCCGTGTTCGAGacgaagatgctcagaaggttttttggcccGTATTTGTGGAAGaacaatggagccgctacaatgatgagctctatgggCTCAGGCactccggtgggctggtcacgtcatgagaatgacaccgggtGACCCTATCCAAAAAGCCGTTTTAGGTCATCCTCATGAACAGGCCTTGGAAGGCCCAAATTAAGATAGAGGGATGCCGTTGATGGGTCCAACAGACAGTtcgggattatggattggctaacgacggcgctcgaccgtAGGAGGTTTAGAGGACCcttgcagcaggccaagacctcgaagcgccggaaaactcaaaagTCAAACCCATTGTTGTCATTAAACACCCAATTGAACATTATTAATTTAGAATGTCAATAAAACATACATTTCGTTAGGGAAAAATACGGTTAcattgaattgataagcaccattaaaatcaactattttagCAAGTATGTTGACTTCAAACACGGCCATACAAGTACCGATCGTGATACAGCACGTTGTAGTTGTTGAAAGTTGATCATTGTATCGTGAATGTGCGTTCGAGCATTAAATGATATTAAATAGTGAACTGATGTATGATTGTATGAAATTCTTTGAGATAGCGGAAATCATTGATACACCACGTgccaatatttttaaaatctttaACATTAATTTGGAAATGTCAGtagattttaaaattttctgaGAATTCTGAGACTATTTGGAGCTTTTCAAGCCCAATGCTTGTTTTAcgagtcgacgatgcttgtTATGTGACAATGGGTATAAACTGCATCCGCTACTACACACCGGAATTCCCCACACCGCCTCCCCCcatatcagcgttacgtaataattgaatgagcccttattaAGATGCTTTCTGCCGTACGTACCTGGCACCCCGTACAGTCCGTCGCACGGTGGCAAATCGTGTCCGCAGGTGACTTCCTCAACCGTTTCCACACCGTAGCACGGGTCGTTCTGGTCCGTAATGTGCAGATCGTTATCCTCACCGCCGTCCTCCTCCTCGCTGTCCTCCTCCTCGTCCAGGGCCGTCATCCGGCGGCGCGTCATGTAGTAGCTCACGAACCGCTTATGATGCACCCGCATGTTCTTGTTGATGGGCATTCGGGTACGCATTTTGCGACCCAACCCACACGTCACACTGCACGGACTCCACTCGGACCACTGCGTCATTTTGCACTTGGGGTTGAtctgaaacacacacacacgttaaTGCTTTCCCCCCATTGATTCACCACCTCCAAATACTCACGTCCGAGCTTAGCACGGGTTGGGATATGTCACCACCGCAGTCCTCATCGCACGATACGGTCTGCTGGAGCATCGGTGGATTGGGCAGCCGTTCACACTTCTTCCGGGCGCCCTTCTTCTTGTACTTGCGCGAACGCGTCTTATTGCCCTTGCCGCACGGTGAGCTACACTCGCTCCACGGCCCCCATTCGGTCACCTCACACTCCGGATCGCTCTGGTACGCCTCCTCTATCTCCTGGCTGTTGTAATCGCAGTCCCGATCCGTCCCGACACACGGCCGTCTGTCGAACAGCTTCTTCTTGCATTCCGCTTGCTTCGCCTTCATCGGATGCTTGTAGATGCGGCGCCGTGTCTGCTTGCCCTTGCCGCACCGCGAGCTACAATCCGTCCAGTCGGACCACGGTTCCGTTTCGCACGCCTGCTTCGTTTCGTTCTCCTCCTCGTTGTCCGCATCGCAGTTCTTCTCGTACAGCCGCTGCCGGGACAGATAGATCCGGGCGAGCGGTTTCATCTCCGTGCCGGACGGATCGTAGAACGGCGAGCGCGGATCGTTCGGGTAGTTGGACTTAATGCGACGGATCACTTCCGGCGGATTTGTCGGTTGATCGGGCGAGATGTAGGTCGGACCGCTGTCCGTGCCGGCATCCCACGGGTAGAGGTTGAGTATTTTGTTCTCGATCCAGGAGCAGTTGGTAAGACACAGCTCCAGCCCGGACACGCCGACGATCCAGTCGGGCGATGGATCGAGCATCGACACAATCGACACGAGATGGTGGTTGGAATCGACGCGGAACACGGCGAACGTTTTCCCGGTCACATTCGGATACGATATGCCGCGTGCTTTAATTATTGTACGGATTTTGTCGCTCTGTGGAAGAGAGTGATTAGGTATATGAATTATACAGCTGAATTTAAAAGCACAGCGTAGCAAAGTTGTCTTCTAATCGTGAATTGGGAATTATTGGAATAGGCATTGAAGAATATATCTCCTTTGAAGACTATTTTTGTGATCTTGGAAAAGATATTCGAActtatttcttttaaaaagcatcaaataaaaacaacaacataaatagaaacaaaaacgattCCAAAATTGTTCAAGATCGTTTGACACGTTCCGAACCACGTCACTCAAAATATGGGTGACGCCAAATGTATCCTGGGGACCGTTTCACCAcataaaaacatcaacaaaaaaagaaaaaaaaacgcttcccAAATTGTCTGTTCAACAAAAATACATTCCAAGAACATTTGACACGTTCCGAACCACGTCACCCAAAATATGGGTGACGTGAAATATAACCTGGGAACTGTGTCACCCCTATGGGTGACGCTATTGCTTGTACATTTAGAATAAAATATTCGTTTCCTGTTTTCAAAATGGAATCAATCAGAGTGAGGTGATATCTTTCCAAGGGTCCGCGTCACCCAAAATATGGATGACGCTCTAGTGCAccttgaattaaaaaaaatcgttaacGTTTTTGGGATGGAATCAATTGACTCTTCAGTGGAAAATTATAGCCTACTTTATGGATTATTCAAATCCTATTAGCTAAACGTCCTTCTCTGTGGCGCAAGATCATTTGACCCTCCCTGTCCCCCCACCACCACTTACCTGATTTTTAAGCTCACTTTCCAGCATCCGTGTGGAACCGTGCTCGGCCACCTGCTTCAATCCCTCGCTGGCCACCTGCCCGTACTCCCAGAACCGATAGTCCACCGTATGGGATGCTCCGATCACATCGCTGAATCGCGTTAGCCACCCATTGGAAGGGAAATCTTTCGGATGCGTATGTCGCGACCAGAGCCCTTCGAACGTCAGCTCGTACTTGGCCTCGTCGCAGGCGCAGCATTCCTTCAGCACCGGCGGCTGCGTGTCCACCGAGTCCGCCTCATCCTCGCAGAAGATCTTACTCAGCGGCCCATCATCCATGTACCAAACGTCCCGATGTTCGACCACCGTCGCCCGTATCGCAATGCAACCGCTGCCGGCCGGTGGCGCTACCCAGTTCACCTGGATCTCGCTCTTCGGCAGCGAGTTCGTCTGTGTGACCGCGTTCGGGCAGCGTTCGCTAAACTTGGTCAGTGCATCACCGGACAGCTGGAACGTACCGACATTATGCACACCGGACGGTGGCGCATCACCGCGCACCAGCGAAAAGTCCTTCTCTGCCGCGAGGAAAAAGCCGGAGAACTTGTGCGGCACCTGCATCGACCGAATGCCAACGAGACTTACTGCGAGAAAACGGGGGAAAAGCGAACGGGAAACGTGCTGTAAAATTAACAATTCAATCTTCCTTGAAGCTGATACCTTGTCCACTGCCCAgcttgtgtgtggttgtgtttgaTTGGAATTGGTAAAGTGCCTGACGGTCGTTTGCGTAGCAGCGAACGACAAAGTTCAATGAATGCGACACTAATGCCGAAGCCGAACCGGACTCCCGGAAGGCATTCAAGCATCAAAACCGCAAGAGAGCAAACTTTGGAACAGAGCAGGAAAAGGAGAAGGAAGAGGATTGTATTAATTTTACGTAATGCAATTTTCCCTTTCATCCCGTCGGATTGGATCCatcgatccgcaatgttcAATAATCATTCCCCCGAAATCGGTAGGCGGATCGTGCCGCGGGAAGGTTTAATATTTGCTGCTAATTACATTACCGCATGACATCCAGTGGAAGTAATGAGACGAGACAGCAAAGGTTACAGCTTTCCCCGGAAGGTGCTTGCAAAAAGGGACGACACTGAGAATGAGCTTCGGCAAAGTGACCGCTACTGGGTGGGAAGGGGGCTTACTGATTGCTGATAGCAAACCCTTACGAGCATTCGATATCCTACCCCCTCTCGGAATGGAGCGGTCGAGACCTTCCTTATCGGGTCGAGCTCTTTTTAATGTGC
The Anopheles moucheti chromosome 2, idAnoMoucSN_F20_07, whole genome shotgun sequence genome window above contains:
- the LOC128305559 gene encoding spondin-1 gives rise to the protein MRSIRRRSPYRLFTSAFVLLPLLLLLLLLDANHLVRALRCDRSPEGSGANKSPADGRFRLRISGNPEKYVPGESYTISLVGIRSMQVPHKFSGFFLAAEKDFSLVRGDAPPSGVHNVGTFQLSGDALTKFSERCPNAVTQTNSLPKSEIQVNWVAPPAGSGCIAIRATVVEHRDVWYMDDGPLSKIFCEDEADSVDTQPPVLKECCACDEAKYELTFEGLWSRHTHPKDFPSNGWLTRFSDVIGASHTVDYRFWEYGQVASEGLKQVAEHGSTRMLESELKNQSDKIRTIIKARGISYPNVTGKTFAVFRVDSNHHLVSIVSMLDPSPDWIVGVSGLELCLTNCSWIENKILNLYPWDAGTDSGPTYISPDQPTNPPEVIRRIKSNYPNDPRSPFYDPSGTEMKPLARIYLSRQRLYEKNCDADNEEENETKQACETEPWSDWTDCSSRCGKGKQTRRRIYKHPMKAKQAECKKKLFDRRPCVGTDRDCDYNSQEIEEAYQSDPECEVTEWGPWSECSSPCGKGNKTRSRKYKKKGARKKCERLPNPPMLQQTVSCDEDCGGDISQPVLSSDINPKCKMTQWSEWSPCSVTCGLGRKMRTRMPINKNMRVHHKRFVSYYMTRRRMTALDEEEDSEEEDGGEDNDLHITDQNDPCYGVETVEEVTCGHDLPPCDGLYGVPELCFLEPKPGNCRDSQTRWYFDSDKNDCSILFFTGCGGNNNNFMSREDCLDTCSKDRKFTNIPIRDQISTNSASGSDYGTDLKQDCKTSHWKRGPCNATCGEGSRVKSRTILVHPSNGGQRCPRKLRKVERCFVHCDSSRHDTNPSWGPSTRYEPEPIECEYSAWSAWSPCSKTCGDYAVQQRTRYVLNPENARFCPHRLEERKCDIMPCLLGK